AGAGGATATTATACGTTCTCGTAAAGGCTGGAGTGGGATCGAGGCGATTAAAAACAACACAGTAGTAGGACTTGACCAGAATATCATCAGTCGTCCTGGACCACGCCTTGCAGAAGGCTTGAAAGAGATGGCGAAAGCAATCTATCCTGATAAATTTAAGTAAGTGGGGCTGACCTCTAGGATGAGTACAAATAACGCTTACGGACAGATGAATGGGAAAAAAAGAATGACAGCAGGAGCAGTGGGAATGATACTGCTCCTGCTGTCTGTTGTGGCTAGTTTAGCCATTGGTTCTGTTCTGTTGCCGATGGATGAGATTACACGTATTTTATTGCACCAGATTCCTGGGATTCATTCATTTATTCCCGTTACATGGGATGAGTCCTCTACACAAATTATGCTAAACGTCAGATTGCCGAGGGTAATCTTGGCTTTGTTAGTCGGGGCTTCGCTTGGGATAGCAGGGGCAGCGTTTCAAGGTGTTTTACGCAATCCACTAGCAGACCCCTTTACTTTAGGAGTATCCTCTGGTGCTTCAGTTGGGGCGGCCATCCTTATTTACTTTGGCCTGCAATATGCTTGGTTGGGACAATGGACAGTGCCATTGACTGCCTTTGTGACCGGAGTTTGTACATTAGTGATTGTGTTGCAGATGGCAAGAGAAAACGGAAAGATTCCGATTGAAACCCTGATTTTATCTGGGGTAGTTATGCAAGCCTTCCTAGGCTCGATTGTTTCTTTTCTTGTGGCAATGTCTAAGCAAACCATCAATGAAATTTTATTTTGGGTGATGGGAAGTCTGGCTATGCGGGGCTGGTCCTATACAAGTGTCTTATTGCCATACTTAGTGATAGGACTACTGATTTTATTTGCATATGCTCGTCCCTTAAATATGCTTGCATTGGGAGAGAGACAAGCCGGGCATCTAGGTCTGCATGTAGAACGGACGAAGTGGATCGTGCTACTAACAGCTACTCTCGTGACGGCAGCTGCTGTATCCGTGGCAGGTGTGATCGGTTTTGTTGGATTGGTCGTTCCTCATTTACTTCGGATGATCATAGGGTCTGATTACCGCTTATTGATCCCCATGTCTGCTTTAGGTGGTGCTATTTATGTGTTGTGGGCGGATACCATCTCCCGTACCTTACTTGCCCCAACAGAGATACCACTTGGAGTAGTAACCGCCTTTATTGGTGCACCGTTCTTTGCCATGCTACTGATCCGAAATAAACGGAAGCGCAGGGGAGGATGATCGCTGATGAAGAGCAGAGGACAACAAGTAACATCAGAACATAAGCTACAGCAAAATCGTGATTATTCCACATACTTCAATAGCCAGGAGACCTTGCAAAAAGAACAGAATGCTCCTGTCATTTCTGTCTGTGATGTCTCACATCGATATGGAAATCAATCGGTTTTGCAACAGGTGAGCATTGAGATTCGAGCGGGTGAGTGGCTAGGTATTATTGGACCGAATGGCAGTGGCAAATCTACCCTGCTATCTCTGATGTCACGAGCGGAGACGCCATCTGCTGGACAGATTCTCGTATATGGAAAAGACATCAAGTCATATGGGAGAAAAAAACTGTCCCAGCATATGGCTGTTCTTCAACAGGAAACGATACCTGCGATTCATTATACGGTGCAAGAAGTCGTAGAAATGGGACGTTTTCCATATCAATCCTGGTGGGGAACAGAAACTGAGGATAGTGGACCGTTTATCGATAGCATTATGGATCGACTACAGTTGAAGAAGCTGGCAAACAAAAGACTAGACCAATTGAGTGGTGGACAACGACAGAGAGCTGCATTAGCCAAGTTAATGGCTCAGTCGCCTAGCATCGTTTTGTTGGATGAACCAACCACTTATTTAGATATTCATTATCAAGTGCAATTCATGGACGTGGTGCAGGAGTGGCAGCAGGATTGCGGGGTAACAGTCGTATCTGTTTTACACGATCTGAATTTAGCTTCCCTGTACTGTGATCGGATTATTGTGCTACATGATGGTAGGATTTCGGATGAGGGAACACCGACTGAAATGATGACCACAAAGCGACTTTCTGACGTTTTTCAAGTAAACACAGCGATTGTCCCTCATCCCAAGACGGAGCGACCTCAGGTACTGGTTTGCCCGAAACAGCGATCAGAAAAGCTGACAGGTGAATAGGCTTAATTACGCATATTTTTACCTCAAGATCAAAATTACTACATTATGATAGAGGATAGCGAAATAGTAAAACCCCCAACAGAGTTTTCTGAACTGTGACCCTATTTGTAGACAGTTTTAAAAGAATACCTAACTAGGCAGCTAAAAGATGACTTCTGAATTCATCAGGGGTCATCTTTTTTAATGACCACTGGTAACGTTCAGAATTGTAATAATCAATGTAACTGTCTACTCGATCCCTCAACTCTTGTATCGTTTGACATGTCTTATATTCCAAATCGTCTTTCATATGACCAAAAAAAGTTTCCATGGAAGCATTATCCCAACAGTTTCCCTTACGGGACATGGACTGCCTAAAGCCTGCTTTCCTGATTAAGCGACGGGTTTTAAAGTGGGTATAATGCAGACCTTGGTCTGAGTGTAGAATGGCTTCGGGGTGAATGTTGCCATCTAGACGTTGGAACAGTCGTTTCAAAGTAATCCTCACCAATGGAAGCTTTAAAGAAGAAAGATAGTGAGCTAAAATCTGTTTTGTTGCCCCATCCTTGACTACCGACAGGTAGGCACATTGACCATTACCGTAATACATATACGTAATATCGGTGAGCAGTACTTTTTCAGGTTCTCCCTGATCAAACTGACGCTGCAACAGGTTGGGACATGTTTGGTGCTCTTGCGTTGCCTTAGCTAATTTTCTATAGGGATTGGCTTGGCGAATGGTAGCAACAAGTTTATACTTTCGCATCAATCGACGAATCTTTTTATGATTCATGATCACTCCACTTTCACGCTCAAGTCGCATCTTAATAACTAATGCTCCTGCTTTACCACGAAGAGCGTCAAAGTGCTTCTTGATAAGTTTAATGTCATGTTCGTCCGCATCCTCTCGTAGCTGTCTAGTTTTCTCCGCACGAAGCCAACGGTAGTAGCCACTCGCACTAACACATGCAAGTTTACAAAGATATCGTGTTACATCACGCAAATTGTACTGACGTATGGTGCGATTAATGATTTGATAGCGCTCGGAGGGGGATAACGTTACCTCTGCAACTTCTGCTTTTCGAGCGCGTCGAGCTTTTTTAAAAAGTCGTTCTCCGCCTCTAAAAACTTGATACGCGCCTCAGCTCGTTTAAGCTTTTCCTCTACGGACAACTCCGTTGTCGAGGGTCTACCCGTACTTTTCTTTCCTCGTTGTTCTTCTAAAAGGCCGATCTCTCCATGAATTTGATACACATTACGCCAACGTTTTAAGCATGTTTTTGGTTTGTTATGACCAATAACGTCTATGTCAAAACCAGCACCACAAAAAATTTCCATAGGTGTTTGTCCCTCTTGATACGCTTTGACAGCTGCTACCTTAAATGCTGGTGCATAAGTAATACTTTTGTACGTTACATGCTGAACATAAGGGTTAGCTTCAAGATGTTTCATTTCTTGTTCCGTGAAAACCTTTGAATTAGCTCTTGTTTTTCCCACAATTCTTTCCTCGCTTTATTTTAATAAGTTGATTAAAACACAAAAGACCCGTAAGAAGGTCACTTTTTTCAAAATGTCCATCTTACGGGTCACAGTTCATTCGATCTGTTTGGGGGTTTTGTCTTATTTCTTTTGATAAACACAAACGACCATCTTCACAAAATACTCACGGAACAAAGACGTTTTTGCTAAATTAGCTACTACATTGCGCAGAGGGATTTCCTTTTCATACACAGCAGGGTAGTGAACGCCTTTTTGAATGTTGCGGAAACGTCTGATCGTCATGCGATTGATATACGAGAAGTACTCGGAACCATCTGGACGTTTGCTGATACGAAAGCCTAGACGATCTTCCCCGTCTGGCAAATCTTGAACGAGTTTACGATACGCATCGATCAAGGTTTGTTCAGAAAAGAAGGAGTGAACCCAGGGAAATCCAATTGCATCTGACAAGTGAGCGCCGTATGGATGGTAATACGGTGGGAAGTTAATGTATAGATGACCGCCCTTTTTCAAGACACGAAAGCATTCCTCCAGCGTTTTCTCTGGATTATCTACGTGTTCCATCGCATCGTTCATGATGATTGTATCGAATGTCTCGTCT
This is a stretch of genomic DNA from Brevibacillus laterosporus DSM 25. It encodes these proteins:
- a CDS encoding FecCD family ABC transporter permease; this encodes MSTNNAYGQMNGKKRMTAGAVGMILLLLSVVASLAIGSVLLPMDEITRILLHQIPGIHSFIPVTWDESSTQIMLNVRLPRVILALLVGASLGIAGAAFQGVLRNPLADPFTLGVSSGASVGAAILIYFGLQYAWLGQWTVPLTAFVTGVCTLVIVLQMARENGKIPIETLILSGVVMQAFLGSIVSFLVAMSKQTINEILFWVMGSLAMRGWSYTSVLLPYLVIGLLILFAYARPLNMLALGERQAGHLGLHVERTKWIVLLTATLVTAAAVSVAGVIGFVGLVVPHLLRMIIGSDYRLLIPMSALGGAIYVLWADTISRTLLAPTEIPLGVVTAFIGAPFFAMLLIRNKRKRRGG
- a CDS encoding class I SAM-dependent methyltransferase, giving the protein MSLSSSLLIALNKMFPLPVHPFNLANDGKMSYTEWQFRKGDQTIQFFLPFHSQEEMFKNKTVLDIGCGGGGKTCYYATFGPEKIIGIDIVPHYAEEGNAFAREKGLDNIASFMTGDASKMLFEDETFDTIIMNDAMEHVDNPEKTLEECFRVLKKGGHLYINFPPYYHPYGAHLSDAIGFPWVHSFFSEQTLIDAYRKLVQDLPDGEDRLGFRISKRPDGSEYFSYINRMTIRRFRNIQKGVHYPAVYEKEIPLRNVVANLAKTSLFREYFVKMVVCVYQKK
- a CDS encoding HTH domain-containing protein, yielding MGKTRANSKVFTEQEMKHLEANPYVQHVTYKSITYAPAFKVAAVKAYQEGQTPMEIFCGAGFDIDVIGHNKPKTCLKRWRNVYQIHGEIGLLEEQRGKKSTGRPSTTELSVEEKLKRAEARIKFLEAENDFLKKLDALEKQKLQR
- a CDS encoding ABC transporter ATP-binding protein, translated to MKSRGQQVTSEHKLQQNRDYSTYFNSQETLQKEQNAPVISVCDVSHRYGNQSVLQQVSIEIRAGEWLGIIGPNGSGKSTLLSLMSRAETPSAGQILVYGKDIKSYGRKKLSQHMAVLQQETIPAIHYTVQEVVEMGRFPYQSWWGTETEDSGPFIDSIMDRLQLKKLANKRLDQLSGGQRQRAALAKLMAQSPSIVLLDEPTTYLDIHYQVQFMDVVQEWQQDCGVTVVSVLHDLNLASLYCDRIIVLHDGRISDEGTPTEMMTTKRLSDVFQVNTAIVPHPKTERPQVLVCPKQRSEKLTGE